One window of the Pyrus communis chromosome 17, drPyrComm1.1, whole genome shotgun sequence genome contains the following:
- the LOC137722823 gene encoding uncharacterized protein isoform X2: MASHSLGQSTEGKMRNSQRGKMPLIVDLNYPAPSEDTVLNARCSWDNNQQVQDEIHGRSEAQASNDCEVVDDEVVIISPRAKNNSRRNLEVRDGPATNTERQNGHTDVPPQLPLPLLPLHCHKRRRTLRNQAVLNWEHHFSLEDNDENKIKEVSIPELPENTPPPETPSFSCPICLGPLSEETSTKCGHIFCKMCIEASIKVQHKCPTCRKRLRKKDTIRIYLPTK, translated from the exons ATGGCCTCACACTCATTGGGGCAATCTACAGAAGGGAAAATGAGGAATTCTCAAAGGGGGAAGATGCCACTAATTGTGGACCTCAACTATCCAGCTCCTTCTGAGGACACGGTTCTAAATGCCAGATGTTCTTGGGACAATAACCAACAAGTTCAGGACGAAATACATGGTCGGTCAGAAGCACAAGCTTCAAATGATTGTGAGGTTGTCGATGATGAAGTGGTCATAATTTCCCCAAGG GCCAAGAATAACTCCAGGAGAAACCTTGAGGTGAGAGATGGGCCTGCTACAAACACTGAAAGGCAAAATGGCCATACAG ATGTGCCGCCTCAATTACCTCTACCTCTACTTCCTCTTCATTGCCACAAGCGTAGAAGAACTTTACGAAATCAAGCAGTTTTGAATTGGGAGCATCATTTTAGCTTGGAAGACAATGACGAAAACAAG ATAAAGGAAGTGTCTATTCCAGAACTTCCTGAGAACACGCCACCCCCAGAGACACCCTCCTTCAGCTGCCCAATATGCTTGGGCCCGTTGAGTGAAGAAACCTCAACAAAGTGTGGTCACATCTTCTGCAAGATGTGTATTGAAGCCTCAATAAAAGTTCAGCACAAATGCCCAACTTGTCGTAAAAGGCTTAGAAAGAAAGACACCATCAGGATATACCTGCCTACCAAATGA
- the LOC137722823 gene encoding uncharacterized protein isoform X1, whose amino-acid sequence MASHSLGQSTEGKMRNSQRGKMPLIVDLNYPAPSEDTVLNARCSWDNNQQVQDEIHGRSEAQASNDCEVVDDEVVIISPRVYAQAKNNSRRNLEVRDGPATNTERQNGHTDVPPQLPLPLLPLHCHKRRRTLRNQAVLNWEHHFSLEDNDENKIKEVSIPELPENTPPPETPSFSCPICLGPLSEETSTKCGHIFCKMCIEASIKVQHKCPTCRKRLRKKDTIRIYLPTK is encoded by the exons ATGGCCTCACACTCATTGGGGCAATCTACAGAAGGGAAAATGAGGAATTCTCAAAGGGGGAAGATGCCACTAATTGTGGACCTCAACTATCCAGCTCCTTCTGAGGACACGGTTCTAAATGCCAGATGTTCTTGGGACAATAACCAACAAGTTCAGGACGAAATACATGGTCGGTCAGAAGCACAAGCTTCAAATGATTGTGAGGTTGTCGATGATGAAGTGGTCATAATTTCCCCAAGGGTATATGCTCAA GCCAAGAATAACTCCAGGAGAAACCTTGAGGTGAGAGATGGGCCTGCTACAAACACTGAAAGGCAAAATGGCCATACAG ATGTGCCGCCTCAATTACCTCTACCTCTACTTCCTCTTCATTGCCACAAGCGTAGAAGAACTTTACGAAATCAAGCAGTTTTGAATTGGGAGCATCATTTTAGCTTGGAAGACAATGACGAAAACAAG ATAAAGGAAGTGTCTATTCCAGAACTTCCTGAGAACACGCCACCCCCAGAGACACCCTCCTTCAGCTGCCCAATATGCTTGGGCCCGTTGAGTGAAGAAACCTCAACAAAGTGTGGTCACATCTTCTGCAAGATGTGTATTGAAGCCTCAATAAAAGTTCAGCACAAATGCCCAACTTGTCGTAAAAGGCTTAGAAAGAAAGACACCATCAGGATATACCTGCCTACCAAATGA